A genomic segment from Micromonospora echinaurantiaca encodes:
- a CDS encoding class I SAM-dependent methyltransferase codes for MAGVGSARMFGMSGRAMSFGRVAEAYERFRPGYPVELVDLVMTYAGRPVRAALEIGSGTGKATRLFARQGIAVTATEPDGAMLAELRKHVPANVKAVQASFEDIRPGERYDLVYAAAALHWTSAERRWSRMAALLKPGGVFASFGGPIQLADPAVREAVRVARTPYLESDEIPSPDGTPPEHDMQWPGTELQRSEWFVDVQQSVIERRLTVSADDYVGHLATISAYLELPAAQQERVFSRIRRVLPKTVEIAADITVHLASRALARER; via the coding sequence ATGGCCGGCGTAGGCAGTGCCAGGATGTTCGGCATGTCTGGTCGCGCCATGAGCTTCGGACGGGTGGCGGAAGCATATGAACGGTTCCGGCCGGGATATCCCGTGGAACTTGTCGACCTGGTGATGACGTATGCGGGCAGGCCGGTTCGGGCTGCCCTCGAGATCGGCTCTGGGACAGGCAAAGCAACTCGTCTGTTCGCTCGACAGGGGATCGCGGTCACCGCGACCGAGCCGGACGGGGCCATGCTCGCCGAGCTGCGTAAGCACGTGCCAGCAAACGTCAAAGCCGTGCAAGCCTCGTTCGAGGACATACGACCGGGCGAACGCTACGACCTGGTTTATGCGGCAGCGGCGCTGCATTGGACTAGCGCGGAGCGGCGGTGGTCGCGCATGGCCGCGTTATTGAAGCCGGGCGGCGTGTTCGCCTCGTTCGGTGGGCCGATCCAGCTGGCCGACCCGGCTGTGCGGGAAGCGGTTCGGGTGGCCCGGACACCGTACTTGGAAAGCGACGAGATCCCGTCGCCCGACGGGACGCCTCCGGAACACGACATGCAATGGCCGGGTACGGAGCTCCAACGGTCCGAATGGTTCGTCGACGTTCAGCAGTCCGTGATCGAGCGCCGCCTGACGGTGAGCGCTGACGACTACGTCGGCCATCTCGCGACCATCTCGGCCTACCTCGAACTGCCGGCCGCGCAGCAAGAGCGGGTGTTCAGCCGGATCAGACGGGTCCTGCCGAAGACAGTCGAGATCGCCGCCGACATCACCGTCCATCTCGCATCTCGCGCGCTGGCGCGCGAGCGGTAA
- a CDS encoding MFS transporter translates to MIRYRQVLAVPGMAPLLGVSLLARAAITADVMALTLYVVLGLDMSYAAAGGVAAALTAGVALGGPLLGRVIDRRGLRTVLLATVVPQVVFWLSVPILPYGILLGAAFAFGLLMVPVQQVTRQAIAAMTTAGQRRAAFALEAVQGELSYIVGPAVVILCAAKLSPSAVVWGVGAVIVAGGAGIALLNPPLCAEGEADPGAAGRPPRREWLGAGMIAVLTMAFGATMLLSGVDLAIVAMLEEAGQVSWAAVVVAVFGMASVAGGLIYGALPRPLPTWLLLGLLGLVTTPVGLAHDWPWLCVAVVGTGLLTAPTLSAVADAVSRLAPAGVRGEATGLQSSAQSAGFAFGSPIVGVAIDVSVPAGGFAAAGLAAIAAALIGRLLSHRSPDRGLRSATPLVPGHRTLSHIGPTPSEGGERG, encoded by the coding sequence GTGATCAGATACCGGCAGGTGCTCGCCGTGCCAGGGATGGCGCCGCTGCTCGGCGTCTCGCTGCTCGCCCGTGCCGCGATCACGGCTGACGTGATGGCGCTGACGTTGTACGTCGTGCTGGGCCTGGACATGAGCTACGCGGCAGCGGGCGGCGTCGCGGCAGCTCTGACCGCCGGCGTGGCGCTGGGCGGGCCGCTGCTTGGCCGCGTGATCGACCGGCGGGGCCTGCGGACCGTGCTGCTGGCAACTGTCGTACCGCAGGTCGTGTTCTGGCTGAGCGTGCCGATCCTGCCGTACGGGATCCTGCTGGGCGCCGCCTTCGCGTTTGGTCTGCTGATGGTGCCGGTTCAGCAGGTGACCAGGCAGGCGATTGCCGCGATGACGACGGCGGGACAGCGCCGGGCCGCCTTCGCGCTAGAAGCGGTGCAGGGCGAACTGTCGTACATCGTGGGCCCGGCGGTGGTGATTCTGTGTGCGGCGAAGCTTTCCCCCAGTGCCGTCGTGTGGGGGGTCGGTGCCGTGATCGTGGCTGGCGGAGCCGGGATTGCCCTGCTCAACCCGCCGCTGTGCGCCGAGGGCGAGGCGGATCCCGGCGCGGCCGGACGGCCCCCGCGCCGGGAGTGGCTGGGTGCCGGCATGATCGCCGTACTGACGATGGCGTTCGGTGCCACGATGCTGCTCAGCGGCGTCGACCTCGCCATCGTCGCCATGCTCGAGGAAGCAGGCCAGGTCTCCTGGGCCGCCGTGGTCGTAGCCGTGTTCGGCATGGCCTCGGTCGCCGGCGGGCTGATCTATGGCGCGCTGCCCCGGCCGCTGCCCACATGGCTGCTGCTCGGCCTGCTCGGGCTCGTGACGACTCCCGTCGGGCTTGCCCACGACTGGCCCTGGTTGTGCGTGGCCGTTGTCGGCACCGGGCTTCTCACCGCGCCGACCCTCTCCGCGGTGGCCGACGCGGTCAGCCGGCTGGCGCCGGCCGGTGTGCGGGGTGAGGCGACAGGTCTGCAATCCTCGGCGCAGAGCGCGGGTTTCGCGTTCGGATCCCCGATCGTCGGGGTGGCGATCGACGTCTCCGTGCCAGCGGGCGGCTTCGCGGCGGCCGGGCTGGCCGCCATCGCCGCCGCGCTGATCGGACGCCTGCTCTCCCATCGCTCGCCCGACCGCGGTCTCCGCTCAGCGACCCCACTCGTGCCGGGGCACCGGACCTTGAGCCACATCGGGCCGACGCCCAGCGAAGGCGGGGAGCGCGGCTGA
- a CDS encoding LysR family transcriptional regulator — translation MARDLETALLRSFVTAVRAGSISRAATTLGHTQPALSQQLRKLESTVGRPLLYRSPSGVSPTRAGEQLLPYAERILSLSTQALTEAGRALTGHCGIGLLEDLAASQLPQALADLARLHPGATLEVLSVSRAAMREAYDAGRVDLVLDEVPDVPGPPRWTVRRPLVWAIGQGVDVAADPLPVVLFSNPCSWRTSVLETLDRADRRWRVAFESNSLVGVLAALRAGLGVAALMPANLEPVMACHDADALPTLPDVELGLARHPRTDGDPLIDAVETALRRTI, via the coding sequence ATGGCACGGGATCTTGAGACCGCGTTGCTGCGGTCGTTCGTCACCGCCGTGCGGGCGGGCAGCATCAGCCGCGCCGCGACCACGCTCGGGCACACCCAACCCGCGCTCAGCCAGCAGTTACGCAAGCTCGAGAGCACCGTCGGCCGTCCGCTGCTCTACCGGTCGCCCTCCGGCGTCTCGCCGACCCGGGCGGGTGAGCAGCTTCTGCCGTACGCCGAACGCATTCTCTCGCTCTCGACTCAAGCACTCACCGAAGCCGGACGCGCGCTCACCGGCCACTGCGGCATCGGGTTGCTCGAAGACCTCGCCGCGTCCCAGCTTCCGCAGGCCCTCGCCGACCTCGCCCGGCTGCACCCCGGCGCGACGCTGGAGGTCCTCAGCGTCTCCAGAGCCGCGATGCGCGAGGCCTACGACGCGGGCCGGGTCGACCTCGTGCTCGACGAGGTGCCGGACGTTCCCGGGCCGCCGCGCTGGACGGTACGCCGCCCGCTGGTCTGGGCGATCGGCCAGGGCGTGGACGTGGCTGCCGACCCGCTGCCGGTGGTGCTGTTCTCGAACCCGTGCTCCTGGCGCACGTCCGTGCTGGAAACGCTGGACCGTGCCGATCGGCGCTGGCGGGTGGCGTTCGAGAGCAACAGCCTGGTCGGTGTGCTCGCCGCGCTGCGGGCCGGGCTCGGCGTCGCCGCGCTCATGCCCGCGAACCTCGAACCGGTCATGGCCTGCCACGACGCGGACGCCCTGCCCACCCTGCCGGACGTCGAACTCGGTCTCGCACGACACCCACGGACCGACGGTGACCCCCTGATCGATGCCGTCGAGACCGCGCTACGGCGCACGATCTGA